A segment of the Scomber japonicus isolate fScoJap1 chromosome 5, fScoJap1.pri, whole genome shotgun sequence genome:
ACTAGCACTGGCCTAACTTCACTGAATTTAAAATTATCACGCATGATGTAACTGGTTTGACTAGTATCGGGTGTCTAGAGATAGGTTCACAgcttttcaagtctgtcttaaagcaACAGTCGGATACTATCAAAAGATCAATTTTAAaagtgctttcaatgtaaatgttGTGGGACAAAATCCAGGGTGTGTCCACACAAAAAATacgcatttaaaagttgatcgcaagcttatatgaggcttcagccgTCTGAATTAGTCATGTCAAGTGGAAATCTGCCAAGTTATCtcggacagtgtttccctgtttaGCTGTGGAAGTATAGTTACAAAAAGGGGGAATTCAGCACTAAAAGGAACTGTAATGTTTAAAGGAATCAACTTTATTTGGACgaaacttcatattagctttcgataaacttttaatacatttttgcatagaAGGAAGCTTGTGGATTTGGCCCCCATCTCTTACATTGAAAGTTCATTACAAGTGGATCTTGTAATGGTCTGTGAAAACAGGAGGACAACAAGagcaagaaaaacctatttCAGTGTAAATTTGGGCACCTGATTGTTGTTCAAAGACAAACTTGAAAAGATTTGACCCTGTCCACTCTTGACTAAAACACTTTCTTGTCTTTCAGTGAAGCCCATGCAGCGGAGTCTGTTGCCTACCTCAACAGAGCATTGATCAGGTTGCAGGATATTTGGGAAGAAATAGGGATACCAGAGGAGCAGCGTATGCAGAGAACCAATGATGTCCATAAACACATCAAAGTGAGTCCCACATCAGCTACTAAAGAGTCTCATGCTGATTGTTGAATTTACAGAGTTAActtacacatttttgatttcCCTTGTACTGCAGGGTCTGCTGGATCTGATGATTACTGAGGAGCAGGAGCTCAAACAGAGATTAGTGAAAAACATAGAGTCCTATCGGCAGGAAATTAATAAATTTTGCAATGAACTTCAGCTGCCCCCTTTTGAGGTACAGTCACATCCAGGAAATATATATGCTTGCTTTCTTATCCCTGTCTAGACAATTACCTAATTATCTGGATTTTTCTATAGGAGGAGGAGTCCTGCACCATGCTGCAGACGGAGAAAAACAGCCGCATACGTCTTGAGGTGATGAGGGAGCACAAGAAGCAAAGAATGGAAGAGCTTAAGGGTTTCACTGCCAGAGACAGTGAGCTGTGTGATATTTTGTGCACCAGGCCTTTTTGCATTGACCACGAGTCCGTTCCGACGCTGAATCAACTTGAGGCATATCGTACCTATCTGGATGATCTGACCAAAGAGAAGGTGCTACTGaatgtgcatttatttttagCAATTTACTGAGTCGTCTTCACTCTAGTTGTAACAAACATGTTTGTAACTGTCTTTTCAGGAGCGTCGTCATGATGAATTTGTGAGCATGAAGAGGGAGATCATCTCATGCATGGATGATCTGGAGCGGCACCCAGAGACCAGTTTTGAAGCAGATGTGATgtgtgaggatgaggaagaattTTGTCTGTCAAATGACAACATTGCTGCACTCAAACTACTCCTCAGTCAGGTGATTTTGTGTGATAGATGAATCTAGACTTTTGTTTAACCAAGGCTATGATTTAACAGCCCATAACACACAATACATCAATGTCTATTATGTCTCATTCCAGTTACAAGAACGCAAGGATGAGAAAGAGCATCTTTGCTCAGCACTCCGCACTAAGATCCACGAGCTGTGGGACAGACTTCAGAGTCCCCAAGAAGAGAAGGAAGCTCTCTCTGAGCATATGACAAagtcaaagaagaaaaacattgagGCAGTAAGAAATCTATAAGTTAATCTTTGACattgtaaatagttatttcagAGAAAACAATAGTGTGTTGTTCACCAAGGACTTCTAACCTGTTTACAATGTGTTTTCTGTCCTTCCAGCTCCAGGCGGAAGTCAAGCGTTTAGAGGTGCTGAAGATGCAGAGCTTGAAGAGTTTCATTGAGGCCATCAGAGCTGAGATCTCCCTTTTGTGGGAGAGCTGCTACTACAGCCAGGAACAGAAGCAAGCTTTTTTGCCGTTTCAAGATGGTGaaacattttttagtttttttactgATTAAAAACTTTGTCTGCACTGAATATATGTAGTAGGTCACCACAGAGAGAATGTCTCAAGGCCTGTTTTTTCCGCAGATGATTTCACTGAAGAGCTTCTGAACCGACACGAGGCTGAGGTCAGCACTCTGAAGAAGTATTTCGAGGACCACAAAGAATTGTTTCAGGGGGTCACAAAATGGCATGAGAACTGGACCTTGTACTTAGAGCTTGATGTGAGTACTATACTACTGAATTTAATGGGAAAGTGTTGAAAACAAACCTTTTTTGGTGTGCTAACGTTGGTGACTTTATGAACTTTGCATCTTAGAGAAAAGCTAATGACCCCATGAGGTTCAACAACAGAGGGGGAAACCTTCTGAAAGAAGAGAAGCAGCGATCCGACCTTCAGAAAAGTTTGCCTAAGGTACGGAAACGTTTGAAAGTGAATTTTagtgctgttttctgtctgctcAATAAACACATACAGGATTGGCATGGTTGACAGTTATTGGCTTGTAAAATAAGCAATTAGTAGGGGTTAAAAATTGGTCAAATGGAATCAAttagcaagaaagcaaatgagGTCAAGCCAACCATATGTGATGAGATTGGAAACTGTTGAGGTTGTTGGCGCATTATCAGTTTTGGCCAACAGATGGAGATATTCAAACATTCATTATCTCAGTTAATGGGGGCCGTTTGATTGTTATGCACCAGATTTGACAAAGGAAGGGAAATATGTAATGACTGATGCTACATCTTTTTACATGAAATAGTAAAATTAgggtttcctgtttgtttcagcTGGAAAAGAGTCTGAAAGCCCAAATTGATAATTGGGAGGAGGAACATGGCAAAGAGTTCCTGGTGAATGAACAGAAATTTCTTGAGTATGTGCAGGAGCAGTGGGATCACCACCACTctgaaaaggagaaggagaaactGGAAAGGGtatgcaaatatttaaaatactaaaaaaaaaaaacgaattctctctcccctctctcacaAGTGTCTAAgtgattatatttttttattgtttgaaatAGCAACTGAAGAAGACTAAACAGATTCAGGAGGACATGTTGTATGGGACCTCAGTGAGGACACCGTCCAAAAGGCGGCTGGCAGGGACTACAACACCTGGCAAAGTCAGAAAGGTAAGATCCTGAAGGAGCTCAGTCAGATTGATCACATTTGTATGTGCAGTGTTCAGTGGGTGAGTGAAATAGAAAGTTGACTTaccgtttttgtttttttctcccttcaaCATTCAGCTCAACGGTACCTCGACCTTCTCCACTCCCACCAGCTTCCTGAGCTCAGGCATGGGGGGAACCATGTGCCAGTCCTCAATCCAGAAACCACCTCTGTCTGCTAGCAAGGTATGATCACTCTAGTGTGctattattttctccatttctgtTTAACTTGCATGTTAAAACACTTGTCAATCCATCTTTTTGTAAGTAGATCATTTGGTTATATTGTCTCCCCCACGTTAATGCTGGTCAACAGTTGCAGTTGAAcactttaatgtaatataatacacGGCCATTTGTTCAGTCTTACCTTGAGATCCCCTGAAATTAGCAGATATGTAAAATATCATAGTCACCATTTTTAGAGTATTTAATACAGATATAAGTATtctaaaaatgaacacaataaCATTATAACTGGTTTTGTAGAGTCTGAAAACTCCTGGACATGGAAAGACTCCCCGTGCACTGGACCGGAACAAGGAAAACCTCTCCCATCTTAACAGAAATACTCCGAGTGGCACACTAAGGTCTCAGGATACTCAAGATCACACCTTCACCATAAACTCTATTGCTGGCTCCTATTCGGAATTTGCGGTAAATGCTGTTTTACATCTGTTTAGTCCTTAACTGCAAAAAGTACAACCTAATTGAGGGAAAGTAATCAATTTTCCTGAATTAGATCCTGATGGGCAGCATTTTTCCCTAGTCtatatgtaatattattatactCCAGTTCACCCTGTAAATTTAGCTCACCATTTGGTATCGCTGTTTGACCTGAACTTGTTAGCACTAGTCTTCTCTTTTTATAAAGAATGACACCCACCCCGTATTGCATCAATACTGAGTGTTGACACAAAGTAAACAATAAACCagctgaaagacaaaaagattCAATGACAAAAATGGATTAACAAATCATTTAGCTATCTTTAATGATGGTCATACAGTAACAGTCTAGATAATCAAATGGAGCTTGCATACCTCTTCCAaggtttaatttattttaaagtatatttttgtaGATACTGTAAGCATCAAATGACACATAGTGATAAAACATTCATGTAACAGATGTACATGTAACACTTTTTATTAAAGTGAAGCAGCTcataagaaaaatagaaattttATATCCTGACAAACCAAAAACTGATTGACTCCAGGGGCCAGTTTCCAAGTTACCCTAACATTTGGATGTCATTTTGAATAAGAAATATCTTTccaaaattaatataaaatgtaatattgctATGAAACATGCTGACACGCTTGTATATTTCAAATATATGACATTTTAATGCTGTTACTATGAGCACATACTGACAGTAATGTTTACTGTTTCCTTACAGAGAGAGCTGTCGAAGGCTACTAAATCAAATGTGAAGCTGAACTCCACTGTCACTCATCATTGATGGATCAAAAGGAGCTGCTCCGGCACTGAGTCATCTAGCTCAGTGGTAGTTTGGCGTTAAAGTGGATAACAGGGAActttcaaaaaatgtaaatattttacaccatgttgacattttgagacTGACTTGattctgtttttgttcatttttatttcagtataAGTGCTGGGGCGGTTTTCCtgttgtatatatttttatgttaagtTAATGATAGGCGGTTGTGGCTTTTTATTTGACAATTTTCTTATGAGAATACAGCCTTTTTAAGTGAAGCTGATCTATAATTCACTACTTTTAGTTATAATAATGTAGCAGTTAGAGCATGAATGATTCATCCAGCTGGAATGACAGCTACATTTGCTCTTCAGAGacctgctgctttttttaaaagtcaacctgtaaataaaattttaaaaagaacattcaTCCTGACTAAGTGTaatttattattgtcatttttaactatactgtatactatattTTCATTCTAGCCTCTATGGTTGCACAGATATCAACGCAGTCAGAAGGCAGTATCTGTTTAGTTTCATAAGCACATTTTTCACACTTACTATAGATTTGTAAATAATCCTTTTCTCCATGTGGACTAGAAATAGAAACATGTTCTGCTTAAGCCATGCGTGTCATGAGTTCTTCAAGAGCCCTCTCACGGTGATTTCCATGAACAAGC
Coding sequences within it:
- the LOC128359240 gene encoding protein regulator of cytokinesis 1-like, producing the protein MRASEAHAAESVAYLNRALIRLQDIWEEIGIPEEQRMQRTNDVHKHIKGLLDLMITEEQELKQRLVKNIESYRQEINKFCNELQLPPFEEEESCTMLQTEKNSRIRLEVMREHKKQRMEELKGFTARDSELCDILCTRPFCIDHESVPTLNQLEAYRTYLDDLTKEKERRHDEFVSMKREIISCMDDLERHPETSFEADVMCEDEEEFCLSNDNIAALKLLLSQLQERKDEKEHLCSALRTKIHELWDRLQSPQEEKEALSEHMTKSKKKNIEALQAEVKRLEVLKMQSLKSFIEAIRAEISLLWESCYYSQEQKQAFLPFQDDDFTEELLNRHEAEVSTLKKYFEDHKELFQGVTKWHENWTLYLELDRKANDPMRFNNRGGNLLKEEKQRSDLQKSLPKLEKSLKAQIDNWEEEHGKEFLVNEQKFLEYVQEQWDHHHSEKEKEKLERQLKKTKQIQEDMLYGTSVRTPSKRRLAGTTTPGKVRKLNGTSTFSTPTSFLSSGMGGTMCQSSIQKPPLSASKSLKTPGHGKTPRALDRNKENLSHLNRNTPSGTLRSQDTQDHTFTINSIAGSYSEFARELSKATKSNVKLNSTVTHH